Within the Pedosphaera parvula Ellin514 genome, the region ATCGCCAGTTTGTATTTCTGCACCTCAGGAAAGGCAAAGCTGAGTTGTGAATGATACGCCGCGCCATTCCGCTTGCGCCAGCGAAACTCCGGATGCTTCCTGGAAAACTCACTCTGAATCCCCCAACCATGATCATCTTCGTTGATCGATACCCAGGCATGAATCTGCAATCCAATCTGATGTCCATACTCCACCGCCGTGCCCAAACTATCGAAGTTTGCATAATCCAATGCCTCGAATTTATTGCGCAACGCCGTGCGCTGCTCCGGTGTCATGCTTGGGGTGTAACGTTGCAAAAGCGCCTTGTCCGCCTCGCTCTTTGGATTCCAGAAATTGTCCTCGTCCCACTTGCCCTGTGGACGCAGTAGGCTGCTCTTGTAAAGCGATCGCCCACCATCCAGAGCACGCCAATATACCCGCGACCACCCGCACGCCTTGCAGGCGTCCAGCATGTGCTTCACACCCTCCATTCCCCAGGGAATTCCCGCCTTCAACATCCAATCGGAGTGGGTCAACGGAGCGCTAAGAATCAGCTTATCTGAATCAACAGGCTTTTGGTCAGCACCAAAACTGAGTGGTGCCAGTTGCAGCACGCAGCCAGCAGCCAGGCTGGACTTAAGAAATCGGCGGCGGTTCATGCCGCTATTGTTTCACCAACGACCGCAAAATTGCCAGATTTTCCACATCCTCATGCATGTCCGCAGATTTCGGCGTCTCCAAACAACCCGGCAAATCCCTGAACCGCTCATCATTCACGATATGCCGAAACGCCTCTCGTCCGATCTTTCCCTCCCCAATCCCCGCATGCCGATCCACCCGCGAACCAAGGTCCGTCTTCGAATCATTCAAATGAAACGCCAGCACCTGCTTCACCCCAATAAAATTCTCCACCTCTCCAATCGCTGCATTCCAACCTTTCGGTGTCCGCAAATCATAACCCGCCTCGAAAAAGTGCGCCGTATCCAAACAAACGCCCAATCGCTCCGGCCGGTTCACCTTCTGAAAAATCTCCGCCAAGTGCCTGATCTCATGCCCCAAACACGTTCCCTGCCCCGCCGTATTCTCCAGCGCAATCCGCACCGGTGAATGCTTCGTCGCCTGAAACGCTTCATCCAAACCCGCCGCAATCTGTTTAATCGCCGCCTCTTCACCCGTGCCCAAATGCGCCCCC harbors:
- a CDS encoding deoxyribonuclease IV encodes the protein MTFGAHCSTSGGPHMALKRAVSITGEICQIFVKNNMQWFGKPYMPDDLRLYANEVAANKLASIFGHTGYLINLGAQASENREKSIKSLVQEINMATDLGLPFLVMHPGAHLGTGEEAAIKQIAAGLDEAFQATKHSPVRIALENTAGQGTCLGHEIRHLAEIFQKVNRPERLGVCLDTAHFFEAGYDLRTPKGWNAAIGEVENFIGVKQVLAFHLNDSKTDLGSRVDRHAGIGEGKIGREAFRHIVNDERFRDLPGCLETPKSADMHEDVENLAILRSLVKQ